The following are from one region of the Canis lupus baileyi chromosome 25, mCanLup2.hap1, whole genome shotgun sequence genome:
- the GNB3 gene encoding guanine nucleotide-binding protein G(I)/G(S)/G(T) subunit beta-3 — MGEMEQLRQEAEQLKKQIADARKACADITLAELVSGLEVVGRVQMRTRRTLRGHLAKIYAMHWATDSKLLVSASQDGKLIVWDTYTTNKVHAIPLRSSWVMTCAYAPSGNFVACGGLDNMCSIYSLKSREGNVKVSRELSAHTGYLSCCRFLDDNNIVTSSGDTTCALWDIETGQQKTVFVGHTGDCMSLAVSPDFKLFISGACDASAKLWDVREGTCRQTFTGHESDINAICFFPNGEAICTGSDDASCRLFDLRADQELTAYSDESIICGITSVAFSLSGRLLFAGYDDFNCNIWDSMKGERVGILSGHDNRVSCLGVTADGMAVATGSWDSFLKVWN; from the exons ATGGGGGAGATGGAGCAGCTACGGCAGGAAGCAGAGCAGCTCAAGAAGCAGATTGCA GATGCCAGGAAAGCCTGTGCTGACATTACTCTGGCAGAG CTGGTGTCAGGCCTAGAGGTTGTAGGAAGAGTCCAGATGCGGACACGGCGGACGTTAAGGGGACACCTAGCCAAGATCTATGCCATGCACTGGGCCACCGATTCCAA GCTGCTGGTAAGTGCCTCGCAAGATGGGAAGCTGATCGTGTGGGACACCTATACCACCAATAAG GTGCATGCTATCCCACTGCGCTCCTCTTGGGTCATGACCTGTGCCTATGCACCATCAGGGAACTTTGTGGCATGCGGGGGGCTGGACAACATGTGCTCCATCTACAGCCTCAAATCCCGTGAGGGTAATGTCAAGGTCAGCCGGGAGCTGTCTGCTCACACAG GATATCTCTCCTGCTGCCGCTTCCTGGATGACAACAACATTGTGACCAGTTCTGGAGACACCACTTG TGCTCTGTGGGATATCGAGACCGGGCAGCAAAAGACGGTGTTTGTGGGACACACGGGGGATTGCATGAGTCTGGCTGTGTCTCCTGACTTCAAACTCTTCATTTCGGGGGCCTGTGACGCCAGCGCCAAGCTCTGGGATGTGCGGGAGGGGACCTGCCGGCAGACTTTCACTGGCCATGAGTCCGACATCAATGCTATCTGT TTTTTCCCCAACGGAGAGGCCATCTGCACAGGCTCGGACGACGCCTCCTGCCGCCTGTTTGACCTGCGGGCTGACCAGGAGCTGACTGCCTACTCCGACGAGAGCATCATCTGTGGCATCACATCTGTGGCCTTCTCCCTCAGCGGCCGCCTGCTCTTTGCAGGCTACGACGACTTCAATTGCAACATCTGGGACTCCATGAAGGGCGAGCGTGTGG gcATCCTCTCTGGCCATGACAACAGGGTCAGCTGCCTAGGGGTCACAGCTGATGGGATGGCTGTGGCCACTGGCTCCTGGGACAGCTTCCTCAAAGTCTGGAACTAA